The following DNA comes from Henckelia pumila isolate YLH828 unplaced genomic scaffold, ASM3356847v2 CTG_461:::fragment_3, whole genome shotgun sequence.
TGCGTATGACCTCTGCCTCTGCCTCTGATTAGCTGAATTTTTTATATGGGTTTAAATTCGGTGCAATTTTAGTGAGGAATTATGCCTTTTCTTCATGGGGTTTTGTGGATTTTTATTGGGAAATGATTGAAACCATGGTTAGATCAGTTTGAGCTATTAGCTTTCTGCCTTCTAGGCACTGGTATAGTAGCGATTATGTATGATTTTGTCTTTCAATGATTTCATCTTCTTCCTTTAGTTTTGGATTAGTGTTATTGTGATCAGATGAAAATCATAGCCGTTAAGAATTTTTAGTCTTGTGACTCAATTGGGGTAAAAAGAAGATCGGCATTTCGTGTATGTCTAAATTATGGTGAGAGGTGGATGATGGCTGTTGGTTAGCTGATTTTATTGAAGGTGGATGATCACAACCATGGGGAAAGCTTGTTCATGGAAAATGTCTAAATCCGCTTGGAAACCTTGAATGCACTGTAATTTTTTATGAAtggaatataaattaatataattataattcaTTTATAAAGCCGATTGTATTCTGACGGTCTAGAAAAATGTTAAATTCCACGGTAAACAAAAATTAGAGGAAGATTGGACCTGAAACTTGCAAAAGTTCTCATTACAATTGATCTTACGATGGTATGTCATTCTTGCTTATTCACTTTCTGAGCAGTTCATCTAACTACATGTTTTTGAAAGTGTTGAGCCTTGTGATCTGCAGGGTTGTGTTTTAAGCTCTAACAAAAAGGTCTTGATAGTTTAGTAATGTGTTGCTTGCACTTGCCATTTTGTCCTTTCATAGATGACGAATTGATGTTATTTTATTCTCAGTGCTGAGGTTTCTTACTGTAGTAATACCTTAGAATCGTATTCTTATGAATGTAGCCTAGCTAATTTCTTTTTAATCAGTTGGACACTTGTACATCTGGTAACTGAGTATGGGCTTTCAGTATGATATTTTTCATTACTTTTGCTTCATGGTGCTTCTATCTTGTGATAGAGAGAGGGACCACAATGACCAAGTTTCCGGCCCCTCTTGGTGGACACAAAAGATAATTAAGGCTTAAGCAGTGATGGGAGGCTGTTGTTGTTGCTGTGCATCTAAGAGTCCTGAATTCAATAGGTCACCTGCATATTTTCACGTGAGTGATTTCTCTTGCCTCATTTTAAGCTCTTCTCCATCAGTCCAAATACTATACATTGTTTTATCCAGTTTATTAAGGTGATATGTGATTTTCTTGAAATTCTATCTTTGCTGGATTGTTCAACTATGTCTATGTGTCTTTAAACCGTCTCATTGGTAGGAATGAATATCGATGCCCATTTTCTCACTGGAAAATTAGGTTTAATGAGGAAAAATTTTGGTTCTCTTAAAAATGTTTTGAAACCAATTTTCTATGTTTCTTTTGGATATTGATATTACAGGTGGATCGTAAGTCTTGGTTTTTATTTTCCCCGTTCAGTTATGAGCTACAGACTGCAGTTGTCGTCAACCCATATAGCTCAACTTAAAAATCTCCAATTTTATTAAGGTTGATGTTTGTCCACCAATATCAATTGATTGCCTCATGGGGATTTTACTTGCAGTACCCAGTCTCTGAAGAGCACGAGCCTTTATCATCTCACCATGCGACAATCTCTGCTCTCTCTACTGGACTTTTGGTTGATACAAATCTGGACACCGCTGTCCCAGATACTTACCGGCCACCGCCTGCACCTCTACCGTATGAAACAAATGTAGGATACCCACCAACTCCGTCAATAGATCAACAAAGTTCTGGAAATAAAAATGAGACTGCTTTGCAAAGCACAAACACTGTTGGTGATAACAACTCTGATAGTATTTTGGATGCTAAGTTAAAGAATCTGGAATCTGATGAAAAGATGGAAACCCACATTGACCTTACAGCTTCAAAAGAAATGGAAGACAACAATTCTGACGAACTTAAGAAGTCCAGTGAACCTTTTGTTCCACCTTTGCAAGAGGAGGAAGATGTTTGCCCCACTTGCCTTGAAGGTCCTACAGATAACCTTTTTAACTTCCTACTGAACTTTACCTCATGGCTCGTGTTTTTGTTCTCTCTAACAAACTGAACACTGTGAACTTATTTTCTATTGTTAAACCATTTCTTATTGCTATAGGGTTTTGGACTAATCATGTACAATTTTCTTGACATTAGAATTGGGGGTCATGAGTTTGCACTCATGTAGATGCATTTTTTCCTAAGTCGGTTTGGTTGTTTACTTCTAGGCTTCCCATGCCAATATTTGTAGGTCTTCTTGTTTCTGTTGCCCCATATCCAGGCTGCACGTCGCATGTTAACATATAGCTAATGTTGGATATCCGCAAATAGCTATAGGTTTTGAGGCTATTATTATAGTAATAACTTCTTTCGCATTACTGCAGAATATGATGTGGAGAACCCAAAAATTATCACAAAATGTGATCATCATTTTCACCTTGCTTGCATACTTGAatggatggaaagaagtgataCCTGTCCTGTTTGTGACCAGGTTAAAATTGCTAATCTATCTGATTCTCCATTTGTTATGGAACAGTTCTTTATCCCGGATGCATTTCTTAGATGTTTCTTGAACGCAGGAAATGGTTTTCAGTCCTACTATGGGAGGATAATGTAAAAGCTCTTCACTGGGTGCGTTATATAAGAACTTGGGATGTTCAGATACAGGGGAGCAGTTCCGTTTTGTGCCCTGTTTCTGTCCCTAGCTTGGTTGTGATTTTTTTCCCCTCTGTTTATATATTGGTTTCATCCACTCCCAGGAGTTCACTAGTTtttaagttttgaaaaaaaatcgaTTTTGTCTGCAAAAAACTGCATTTTTATCAATCATACTTATGTGTATATAAATGCAAAAGCACATAGGAGATGACAAGATGAACATTGGCTGACTGCTGAACTTTGTCCCAACCATTAGCTATCTCTCCTTGCAATGTGAGCTCCATTTTTACTCTTTTTGACGGTTTTGTTCACTCCAGTTTTCGTGCTAGACGATTGTGTTTCATCTCATGTTTCATCTGTATAGATAAGTGATACGTGCGCGTATGGGCATCAGTTTTTGATTCATTGTACCGTCACTTCACTCATGTATATATAAGATTGATTTCTTAGCTCCGGTTCCTTCTAACATTGTCGATTCCAGATTACAGGATAAATCTTGGTTACCTTTTTGGCCTCCGTTGATGTAGTTATATATTAGAAGTTGATGGAGGTGTTGGAAATCTATTTAATTGTATACGCAAGACAAAATACTAGAGTTGTCACTTGACAATTATTTTGGGATATACACTTCGTTAAATTTGCACACTTTTGTTGAATGTTTGTTACttgtttattattaaaaattttataattaattattcatcCTTTCGatggataaaaaaaaattatcactcacaaatatttttatccATATGCATGTTTGGGTTCATGCAAGGGTTCTCTTGGACCAGACAGCTCACTGCATTTccatataatattattttacgtAAAGCTTTTGACCTTTTCTCGTTCAATTATTGGTTCATGACGTAATTGTAATTTGTAGTTGAGGGTCTCATCATTTACGATTTTGTCCATCAAACTTGAACTTGTACCCTTTTAAAGGAAAGTATATTTGCACAAAAACTCGGAAAACGATCGTATGTTGTGGAGGGAGAAATTGTATTGGTGTTGTGTATTGAAATAAagatgatttataatattttatgtgtgtaattaattatataatactTAAACATGTGATATGAATTAGAAAATGTTATTTCAATGAACAACATAAATTATTACTTAAACATGTGATATGAATTAGAAAATGTTATTTCAATGCACAACATTCTATGTTGTTTTTCTTTCTATAGCAGAGGATCCGAATCTCAAAAACTCGTATTAGGTTGTGTCacagatcaactttgtgaaaTGGACATTCGATCTGGTTTGACTCATGGGAAAATGTTATTtcttatatcaaaaatattgttTTCCATATAGATCATGTCGACTTTATTTACGTGATACTGGTCGATCTACTCATGCATTTACTATTTAAGACGAAATTTAATTTAGTAAAACATATATCTATCATTTCATGGGAGCAGTCTATGCTACCCCAACTGAACAATGTCCGCATGGGGTAGCAACGGCCCGGATCACTTGGGAGTCACATGATATGATCTTTCGAGTAATCCGGGATATTGATGCTGGCAGATCGGGCAATGCTCGTCTGCCAACATAGACTGAGCCCATTTCATGATACGAATTCGATGGTAATGAtacaaattttatgttttaaattgTACATCAAATCAACCGTTGTATTTCGCAACATGACTCATTGTTGCATCCgacaatatatttatatttatatttgtctggTAGTCGATAAATCGGATGATGATCATCCAAGATTGATGACACTTTTTCTTGTATTTGTTTTTTGTATCGAAATTGAAAGTGGACCAATCATGTTAGAGCCAACGCCTCCTAACCATATGTTTGCATCTTGGAAAGAAAAAAGAGAAATAGCTTTGTTAATGCTTAC
Coding sequences within:
- the LOC140871723 gene encoding probable E3 ubiquitin-protein ligase RHB1A, which gives rise to MGGCCCCCASKSPEFNRSPAYFHYPVSEEHEPLSSHHATISALSTGLLVDTNLDTAVPDTYRPPPAPLPYETNVGYPPTPSIDQQSSGNKNETALQSTNTVGDNNSDSILDAKLKNLESDEKMETHIDLTASKEMEDNNSDELKKSSEPFVPPLQEEEDVCPTCLEEYDVENPKIITKCDHHFHLACILEWMERSDTCPVCDQEMVFSPTMGG